The bacterium DNA window ATGCACCCCTTCCAGAGAATGGCCTGGTTCAATCTGGGCGCGTCGATGCTTTCAGTTGTCAGCTTTCTTGTCCTCCGCCCGGTTACAGGACGCCCCGGAGTTTCGGCCGTACTCGCGCTTTGTTGGTGGTTCGGGCTGGCTGGGTTGTATTTTCTGCTGACTGTCAGGAAAAGGGAGCGCAAGCCGCAGTGGGATGAATACCACATCGAGGTGGCCCGGCGCTCCAGAGGCATCGGCGGGCTGGCCTTTGTCACTTACGCCGGTCTGGCATACTGCTATGTGACTTTTCATTATCTCGGCGAAAGCATCCCTTTCGACATGTTCCAGGTCCTCTCCTCAGCCGGAGTTGTCGTTTTCATGGGGGCCTGCTCCCTGACCGCGCTCAGCATATATTACAGCGACTGCACGGAGCGGCGGACCGTGCTCGACCGCTGGCACAGGCTGAACGCTCTCCAGAAAAGCGCCCTCGCCGGAGTGACCGCGATCTGGATCTATCCGCTGATCTTCTGGCTGGCTGCGAGAGAAAGTTCGATCCGGGGCCTGCCGCCTGAAGCTCTGCCCTCGGCGATAGCTTTTTCCTATGGCCTGTTGTATTTCATCAATCTGTATCAATTGAGAAGGATCGCCCGGGCGAGCGGAGATGAAAAACGGCTGGCCGGGGCTTTCAAGGCCTCGCTGGCAGGGATGCTGGCGGCCGTGGCTCTCGTTTCGATCGGGATGGTCTGGCTGGCTGCCGGCAAGGAAAGTGCGTGGCTCGCCCATTTGCCCGCGGCCTTCTTCATCGTGATTTTCGCCGCCGAGCTGACCCTGTTCCTGGCCCCGCTGCTGAACCGGAGCGGCCGGGAACGGACACGGCAAGAAACGTCCTCCGAGGCTTAATCCACAAGTAGAGGCTTAAAATGCACCCCTTCCAGAGAATGGCCTGGTTCAACCTGATGGTGGTAGTGTTCACGGTCATGGTCTTTGTCACAATCTATGCCAGCAGCGGCAACCTGGGCGGCTCGCTGGCAGCGTTCGGCATTCTGGCCCTGGCCGCGTTCTCGGGGCTGTTCCTGGCCGGGGGCAAGGGCCGCGCGCCGCTCTGGGATGAGTACCACAAGGAAATAAATCGGCGGGCGCTGAACATGGCGGCCCAGGTTTTCTGGTTCTATTTCGCGGCCGGGGCGATCCTGATCATGCATTTTTACAAACAGAGCGTCCCGGCCGACCTTTTCGCCGCGTTTTTCTGGTACAGCCTGCCCCTGCTGCTGGCGGTGCACTCCCTGGCCGTACTGGTGTTCTACGGCTCGGACAGCTCCGAAAGGCGGACTCTTCTGGACCGCTGGCGCGGCCTGGGCGACTTTCGACGGAGCGCGGTGCGGGCCTTTGCCTCGCTGAACGTTGTCGGGTTCGTGTTCCTGGCAGTCATGCTGAAAGCGCGGGAGGAAAGCCGGCCTTTCGGCAAGATGCTGGCCGTGAACGCGGTTTTCCTGCTGACTTATTTCCTGCTCTACCGGGGGCTGGGCCAGTACGCCCGGAGCGAAACGGAGATAGACCTCCTGGCCCAGGCGCGCAAGCGCTCGCTCAAGACCTTTCTGATCGTTGCGGCGTCCGTGGTGGGCGGCTATCTGGCCGTGTGGGCCCTGACCGCGGCACCGCCCCTGGCCTGGTTCTGCCTGTACGGCGTATACTATGTGATCCTCTGCGCCAGCCTGTCGCTGTGCCTGGGTTCGATTGCAAAACAGCCGCCGATGACAGTATTCGGGAGATGGAAAAAGAAAACCGAACCGGAGGGAAAAGCAAAATGACCCGTCTGCAGAAATTAGGCCTCCTGTACGTCTGCCTGCTGCCGATTTTTGCAGCCGCATTCCTGGTGTTATATGCCGCCGGAGTGGGGAACCAGTATAAACATGCGTTATTTATAGTAATCGCAGTCTGGGTTTTCGGTTCAGTCATGCTTAAAAACAGGTACGGCGAGAATAAATCGGTTCCTTTCGGCAAGCTCGATGAACTGGAAAGGGAGATAACACTCAAGTCCTACATTCTGCAATTCGCTGGGGTATTTGTTTATCTGATGATGATCTGGCTGTGGTTCGATTTTGTGCCGGCAAAGTTATTCAGGGATTTTGTGCTCGGAGCATTCTACTTCAGTTACGTGTTCAAAGGCATTGGACTGCTCTACTACAGCCGTCACCTTGACCGGGGCCGCGACATTAAATTGGACCAGGTCTGAGTGCCAGCCGCGGCAGACATCCCCCTGACTCAGGAGAACCGGCAATGACCCGCCTGCAGACAAACGCACTCGGAACAATCGGGCTCTGTCTTCTATGGCCCCCGCTCTATATGCTGTTTCGGCTGAGTGGATTTTTCGATCCATACAGATGGACGATGTTTGCCTTCCTGCCGATTTCCATTATCCCCGTCTGGATGTTTGCCAGGCGTTGGCGCAACGGTGGTGCGCCGGTGGAAACGGACGAGTTGGAGGAGCGGATCGCGATGAAGTCGTACCAGTGGGTCGGCCAAGGGGCGCTGCTGTATTTCACGGTGTTCCTGATATTGGTTGACACTCAAAAAGGTTATGCAATTATCCAACACAATCTGCCCGCCTTTTTCTTCGGTATGCTGATTACTATCTGGATATCGCAAAGCCTCGGAATTCTGTATTATTCGGCCCGGCCCGAGGCCGCCCGTCTGCGGATGGGCCGCCTGGATCTCTGGCTGCTCCGCAGAAGAGGCCCGCTGTCTCGATCCGAAAACCATCCCGGCCCGGAGGAGGACCGATGACCCGTCTGCAGAAACACGCCCTGACCGAGCTGGCCGCCCCGGTGACCCTGGCCCTGGTGCTCCTGGCCCTCTGCTATTTCGGCTCCGATATGCCGCTCAAGAAAGCCCTGGACTATTTCAATTTCGCGTTCATGGGCCTCAGCATGATCCTGGGTCAGTTCCTGCGGGCGGATATCAAGTCGCAGGGGGAGATGCTCACTCCGGGCGAGCAAAACGTTGTCCTGCGCTCCCACCGCGTGGCCGGCAAAGGCGCCCTGCTCTACATAGTCCTGGCGGTGATAGTGTATTCGCATTTCCAGGAGAAGACAGCGGGTGAGGATATTTTCACCTACCATCTTCTGGTCTACGTGATCGGGACAATGTTCGCCGCGCAGATGGTGCGGGCCTGGGCCGTGTTTGTCTACACCAGCGACCCCGAGGCCGCGGCCAAACCGATCAAGTTCCCCGGCTGAGCGACAGAGGAGCAAAGCCATGACACGCTTGCAGAAATTCGCCCTTTACCGGATGGTCTATTCGCTCGTGTGGTTCGCTTTCGGCCTTTTCTATCTGCAATTAATGCACCGGGTAGGCTGGTTTATGCTGCTACTGGGTCTCTCTTTCATTGTGCTGCTTATTATCAAAAGATACCAAAAACGGCATTATCCCGGCCTCGGCGTACGACTGGACGAACTGGAAACCCTTGTCGAGCTTAAAACATACAAGCTTGTTTCCCAAGGCATATTCTGGTACGTGGCACTTGGCGGGCTCGCACTGATTGTTTTCGCCGCGAACACCAAGAGTGAAACCATAAGTATAATCACATTTTTCTTTTTCATTCTCGGTCTGATTCCGGTCCAGGAGCTTCTGCACCTGATCGGCGTCCGCTATTACACTGTCAACGAGGACGCGCTCAAAAAGCCGGAAGTTCTGGTGCGCTGAGAGTATGGAAAACATAAATGCCTGAATTCACCGTAAACAACGAGCTGCGCCGCCTGCGCTTCGAGCACGGCGAGATGACCCAGGCCGAGCTGGCCGAGCGCGCCGGTGTCACCCGCCAGACCATCATCGCGGTCGAGGCGGGCAAGTACAATCCCTCGCTCGAGCTGGCTTTCAAGCTGGCCCGCGCTTTCGGCAAGGGCATCGAGGAGGTGTTCCACTGCGAGGAAAAAAAGGAGGGAAACCAGCCTGTCGAGTAGTCAGATTCACGTGCCGGAGATTCCGGTGCATCCGGCAGTACTCACTCTAAAACGAAAGGGCAACCGCATGTCACGCAAATCATCCTGGAACTTCCCGTTTCTGTTCTGCCTGCTGCTGGTTTCGACCGCAGTCTCGTCCGCTTTCGCCGCGGACAAGCTGGACCTCAAGCTCGACCTCCAGACCGGCCAGACCTACAAGCTGCGCACGGTCAGCGAGAACAGCATGAAAACCAATATGAACGGCCAGGATATCAACACCTCCCAGAAAATGACCATGGACATGCTGTCCGAGGTGACAGACAAATCTTCCACCGGCGACCAGACAGTCAAGACCACGTTCGAGCGGGTGAAATTCGTGATGGAGGGTCCCCGGGGCGGCGTGAGTTTTGACTCGGCCGAGCCGGGCGCGGATGACAGCAACCCGATGGTCGCCGCGTTCACGGCCCTGGTCGGCAAGAGCTACAGCCTGACCCTGAGCCAGCAGGGCCAGGTCTTGAAAACCACGGGGATGGATTCGCTGATCGGTGCGATGCTGGACAAGACACCCTCGGGCAACGAGCAGATGCGCCAGGCCATGCGCGCCCAGTTCGAGAAGATGTTAGGCGGAGAGGGCGGCCCCGGCTTCGCTGGAAAGATGTTCAGCTTCATCCCCAAAAAACCGGTGGCTGTGGGCGAAAGCTGGAGCCTGACCGACTCGGTCAACGCGATAATCGTCATGAAAGTCGAGCAGACCTGGACCCTGGACTCCCTGGTGGGCGGGGTGGCGGTGATCAAAGCCACCAGCCGCATGAGTTCCGACAGCACGGCCCCGTTCACCGAGATGGGACCGATGAAGATGAAAATGAACCTCAACGGTGAGATGAGCGGCCATCTGCGTGTCGACACCAAGAGCGGCTGGATGCTGGGCGGCACGATGGACCAGAGAATGAGCGGCACCCAGATCATAGTGGGCGGGCCGGCCGGGGACAAGGAAATGCGCATGCCGCTCGAGATGGAGGTCAAGACCACTTTCGGCCCTTACTGAGCCGGAGGCAACGGCACAATAAGTTATCCACGAAGGGGTTTGACAGGGAAAAAGTTAAAAACTGTAATCCACGAAGGCACACGAAGAGACACAAAGTAAAAACTGCTTTTCTTAGTGTGCTTTCGTGGCCCTTCGTGGATAACTCCGTCTTCTTTGTCCTCTCTTGCCCGTTGTGGAATGCGGTTGTGGGAAGGTGAAAAATGACTGAATTGGTATTCAGGGACGAGGTCTTCAAGATAATCGGAGCGGCGGTAGAGGTGCACCGGGAACTGGGGCCGGGGTTTCTGGAAGCGGTCTATCAGGAAGCGCTCGAGACCGAACTCTCATTGAATGGAGTGCCGTTCGAGTCACAGAAACCGATCAGGATTGTGTACAAAGGCAAAACTCTGCAAAAAGAATATATTGCTGATCTTGTGTGTTATGGAGAGATAATTGTCGAATTGAAGGCCTTGGATCGACTGACCGGCAGAGAGACTGCGCAGATACTCAATTATCTGAAAGCCACCGGATTACCGGTGGGCGTTCTGATCAATTTCGGCAGCAGCGGGAAACTGGAGTGGAAGAGATTCGTCAACTGATCCACAAAAATATAGTAATCCACGAAGGGACACAAAGAGACACGAAGTAAAAACCGCTTTCCTTAGTGTGCCTTCGTGCCCCTTCGTGGATAAACCTGTCTTTTTTTATTCCTTCGTGTCCTCAGTCGCGGAAACGCACATGCGGCTGGCTGCCGTACTCGATCACCACCGGACGGCCCTTGGCCAGGATCGACATACGGCCCGCCTCCACCACCAGCTCGTTGTAGGCGCTGTTGGCCGGGGTGGCGATCACGCCCTCGGCGTCGATCCGCTCGATCTCGGCCTGACGGGCCCCCAGGTCATCCCCGCCGGCGGCCTCCACCCGGTGGCAGGCGCGCACGATGGCCTCCACGGAGCGGTGGCCGTAGCCCACCGGGGTCAGTCCGCCGCCGCCCACGTCCAGCAGCTTGAAATAGTCCGGGCTAACCTCGTTGTAGTAGGTGTCGCCCTCGTCCTCCCCCTTGACCGTGTAGCAGTGCTTCACTCCGCGGAACTGGTCGTCGTGCATCACCAGGGCGCCATCGGTGGCCCCCTGGCAGAACATTGTCATGCCCTGGCTGTTGCCGCCCGGGGCGACATTCGGGTAGCCCATGCCGTTGAGCACGGCCAGCACGGCGCCGTTGTCCCACACCACCCGGCCATCGGTCCAGAGGTAGCCTTTCTTCCCGTTCGGGTAAGGCTCCTCCACCCCGTAGACCGAGACCTCCACCGGCTTGTGCCCGGTGATGAACGCCACCAGGTCGACATAATGGCAGCCGATGTAGGTGAACATGTCGGAGTTTTCCACGGTGCACCAGTTCTGGAAATTCGAGTTGCGGTAGTACCACGGCTCGACCAGGCTGGCGTAGCCCATGCGGAACGCGCCCAGCTCGCCGGCGCGGTACCGTCCGCGGGCGATCAGGTTGCGGTCGTCGAAACGCTTGTGGTACTCCACCCCCACGAACAGGCCGCGCCCGTGGGCCAGCTTTTCCAGCTCCACGGCCTGCTTGTGGGTCAGCACCAGGGGCTTTACCACCAGCACGTGCAGGTCGTGCTCCAACGCGGCGCGGACCATGGCGTAGTGCATCTGGTCGGGCACAGCCACCACGGCGATGGAGCGCTTGGGGGCCTTGTCCAGCACCTCGCGGTAGAGGTCTGGGAACGGCCGTGACGGGTCGATCGTGTTGAAATCCGGCCAGGGCTTGAAACTCTGGCCCGGGAAAGCCCGCAGCAAAGTCTTGTTCTCGGCGATTTTCTTGAGCGGCGCACCGTTCAGGGCCACGATGGAGATTTCGCCGATCAGGCCGGTCCGCTGCAGATGGTAGAGTGTCGGCAGGAGCTGGATCTCGGTGATCATCCCCCCGCCGATTACGGTCACTTGTGGGCGCTCGTAAGGCTTGTTCATCGTTCGGGTTACCTTTGGACTACGGTTGACGGTCAGTGAAAGTACATGGGAAAGCCTTTTTTCAGGCCACGGGGAGGTAGTTTAACGCATTCGGAGCGCTAAATCAAGCCCAAGCTGACCGCGCCAGCGCATTGTCTAAAGCGGTGCGGCGTATTATTATGGCACGGTGCCTATACAGCTCACAACCCGACCCGGAGGCGATGTAATGCATGGCATGACCAAGTCCCGCGGGCTCTGCCCGACATTCATTGTGCTGGCTGTCCTTCTGCTGAATGCCGCGGTTTCCGGCCTGCGTGCGGCGGAGCTCGACCTGCCCTACCTGCTCGATTTCTACCGGACCCGTCACGCCGCGCCCGAGCTGTCCTATTTCGAGGAAAACACCTCGGCCGCCCTGGCGGCTGAGCTGGAAAAACTGGGCTACGAGGTCACGCGCAAGGTGGGCAAGTATCCGGACCCGGAGCGCACCGGCTGGGGCGTGGTGGCGGTGCTCAAAAACGGCAAGGGCCCGACCCTTATGCTGCGCACGGACATGGACGCCCTGCCGGTGGAGGAAAAGACCGGCGCTCCGTTCGCGAGCAAAGTGCGCGCGGTGGATATCACCGGCCAGGAGGTCCCGGTGATGCACGCCTGCGGGCACGATTTCCACATGACCGTGATGCTGGGCGCGGCCTCGCGCCTGGCCGCCCAGCGCAACAAGTGGAAAGGCACGCTGATAATTATCGGCCAGCCGGCCGAGGAGCGCGGGAGCGGGGCCGCGGCCATGCTGGCGGACAGCCTCTACACGCGCTGGCCCAGGCCGGATTTCGCCCTGGCCGAGCATGATGACCCCTCGGTGGATGCCGGCTCAATCGGCTGGTGCCCGGGCTACGCCATGGCCAATATCGACATGGTCGATATCACGGTCCACGGGATCGGCTCCCACGGCGCCATGCCGGACAAGGGCCGCGACCCGATAGTGCTCTCGGCCCAGCTCATCAACGCCTTCCAGACTATCGTGAGCCGCGAGATCGAGCCGGTGGAACCGGCCGTTGTCACAGTGGGCTCGATCCACGGCGGCACCAAGCACAATATAATCCCGGACGAGGTGAAGCTGCAGCTCACCACCCGCTCGTTCTCGGACCAGGTGCGCCGTCAGATACTGGACTCGATCAAGCGAATCTGCGCCAACACCGCCCGCGCCTATGGCCTGCCCGAGGACAAGCTGCCCGAGATCAAGCTGGCGGATGGCTACACCCCGGCCCTCTACAACGACCCGGCCCTGGCCGAGTGCACGGTCAAGGCGATGGGGGCGGCCCTGGGACAGGACAAGATGGTGAGAATCAAGCCGACTATGGGCGGAGAGGATTTCAGCGAGTACGGACGCACCGCCGAGAAAGTGCCGGTGTTCATGTTCCGGGTGGGCACGGGCAAGCCCGGCGTGCCGCAGGAGCAGCGCCCGGGGCTGCACTCGCCGCTCATGTTGCCGGAGTACGAGACCGCGATCCCGGCGGGAGTGACCGCGATGACCGCCGCGGCGCTGGAGATATTGAAGAAATAGGGTTTCCCGTAATGTATATGGCATGCAAAGGGGCGACCGGCGGTCGCCCCTACGACAGCCTCCGACTCGGTATAACCGGGCGAACACAAGGTTCGCCCCTACGGCATTACTTCACCGTTGCCTGCAAACAGTGCCACCGCGCGCGTTCCCGCCCTTACTCCTGCCACTGTTGCGGCGGGTCGACCACGGCCTCGGTCACCTCGCCCAGGTAGCGCCCGTTGAGCGTGACATCCGCGGTGAGCACCTGCCTGTCCATTCCATGGCCGGGGAGCTTGCGCACCGTAAACGGCACGGCCGCCTGTTTCTTCCCCTCGATCTTGAACCGGCGCGGCCCGCCGATCACCTCCAGCCCGGCAGAGGTTTTAACCGCGACCTCCACCTCGGCCGGAACGAACAGGTGGTTACGCAGGAACACCCGCACCTCGAACGTGCCGCCGTCCTTCACAATGCTCCGGTACGGGTAGAACCGGCACCAGCGGTAGTCCATCCCGAAATTCGGGTCGGGCTGGTCGATCAGGCCGGTCATGACCTCGCGCAGTTCCTGGGCCCACTCCAGGAACCCCTGCAGGTCCTCGCGGCCGGGCGAGTACTCATCCGTGTGCGCCGGGCAGACAATGTCCGGGCCGTAGTCTAACATTTTCTGCGCGCAGGTGATGAACCCGCCGTCCAGGAAATACTCGTTCTGCGGGACCAGGGGGCCGTTGCGGCGCTTGTCGGGCCAGGCCTTGTTCCAGGTGTTATCGCCGGTAAACAGCACTTTCTTCCCGTCGATTGTCACGGCCAGGCCCTGATGGAACTCGGTCTGTCCGGGCAGTCGGAAGAACTCCAGCTCGTACTCCTCCCACTGGACTTTTTCACCGTCATGCAGCACGCGGTCGGCCAGGATCGGGAACGGCACCAGACAGGGCAGCTTGTAGCGTGCCGGGTGCTCGAACACATCCAGCATGTTCTCGAACACCCAGCGCTGCGCACCCTCGCGCGCCAGCTCCCAGACCCGGATGTTGTGGTCGTCGTGGTAGTGGCTGAAACTGACCGCATCGATACTCTTAACCCCGAAATCGCCTTTGAGGGTCCAGATCGCCTGCTGGTCCACGTAACCGTAATCGTAGAGGAACGCCTTGCCGCTTTCCGAGACTATGGCGTAGCAGTTCATGCCCACGTATATCAAATGCGGCAGGATACGGCGCACCGCCTGGCTCTGACGGTTGAGCTCGTTGGGAACCAGCATCTCGCGTAAGTGTGTGTAAACCACTGAGTTGGCGCTCATCGCCGCCTCCGGGTC harbors:
- a CDS encoding DUF6263 family protein, with protein sequence MSRKSSWNFPFLFCLLLVSTAVSSAFAADKLDLKLDLQTGQTYKLRTVSENSMKTNMNGQDINTSQKMTMDMLSEVTDKSSTGDQTVKTTFERVKFVMEGPRGGVSFDSAEPGADDSNPMVAAFTALVGKSYSLTLSQQGQVLKTTGMDSLIGAMLDKTPSGNEQMRQAMRAQFEKMLGGEGGPGFAGKMFSFIPKKPVAVGESWSLTDSVNAIIVMKVEQTWTLDSLVGGVAVIKATSRMSSDSTAPFTEMGPMKMKMNLNGEMSGHLRVDTKSGWMLGGTMDQRMSGTQIIVGGPAGDKEMRMPLEMEVKTTFGPY
- a CDS encoding Gfo/Idh/MocA family oxidoreductase; amino-acid sequence: MNKPYERPQVTVIGGGMITEIQLLPTLYHLQRTGLIGEISIVALNGAPLKKIAENKTLLRAFPGQSFKPWPDFNTIDPSRPFPDLYREVLDKAPKRSIAVVAVPDQMHYAMVRAALEHDLHVLVVKPLVLTHKQAVELEKLAHGRGLFVGVEYHKRFDDRNLIARGRYRAGELGAFRMGYASLVEPWYYRNSNFQNWCTVENSDMFTYIGCHYVDLVAFITGHKPVEVSVYGVEEPYPNGKKGYLWTDGRVVWDNGAVLAVLNGMGYPNVAPGGNSQGMTMFCQGATDGALVMHDDQFRGVKHCYTVKGEDEGDTYYNEVSPDYFKLLDVGGGGLTPVGYGHRSVEAIVRACHRVEAAGGDDLGARQAEIERIDAEGVIATPANSAYNELVVEAGRMSILAKGRPVVIEYGSQPHVRFRD
- a CDS encoding GxxExxY protein is translated as MTELVFRDEVFKIIGAAVEVHRELGPGFLEAVYQEALETELSLNGVPFESQKPIRIVYKGKTLQKEYIADLVCYGEIIVELKALDRLTGRETAQILNYLKATGLPVGVLINFGSSGKLEWKRFVN
- a CDS encoding helix-turn-helix transcriptional regulator, with amino-acid sequence MPEFTVNNELRRLRFEHGEMTQAELAERAGVTRQTIIAVEAGKYNPSLELAFKLARAFGKGIEEVFHCEEKKEGNQPVE
- a CDS encoding amidohydrolase, with the translated sequence MHGMTKSRGLCPTFIVLAVLLLNAAVSGLRAAELDLPYLLDFYRTRHAAPELSYFEENTSAALAAELEKLGYEVTRKVGKYPDPERTGWGVVAVLKNGKGPTLMLRTDMDALPVEEKTGAPFASKVRAVDITGQEVPVMHACGHDFHMTVMLGAASRLAAQRNKWKGTLIIIGQPAEERGSGAAAMLADSLYTRWPRPDFALAEHDDPSVDAGSIGWCPGYAMANIDMVDITVHGIGSHGAMPDKGRDPIVLSAQLINAFQTIVSREIEPVEPAVVTVGSIHGGTKHNIIPDEVKLQLTTRSFSDQVRRQILDSIKRICANTARAYGLPEDKLPEIKLADGYTPALYNDPALAECTVKAMGAALGQDKMVRIKPTMGGEDFSEYGRTAEKVPVFMFRVGTGKPGVPQEQRPGLHSPLMLPEYETAIPAGVTAMTAAALEILKK
- a CDS encoding MBL fold metallo-hydrolase gives rise to the protein MLLRTICLLALALPLAALPGCDGGRQAAGLPPVEDAPDFPFDQSRRHERDFSPGGALTRLSDNLYRYDDCCNVYVLKNGARAVLVDFGSGAVLGKLAGIGVTGVDMVLLTHHHRDQAQGLCGRDSLPFAVAAPAGELRFFQDVQKFWDGLQIYINYDCRSHWNTVRSDIRVDRPVRGGDRLSAAGIDFEVLDTPGNTDSAVSYAAVVDGRRVAFTGDLIAGAGKLVNWYDFQWDYYGFTQGMDASERGFAALRAWNPQSLLPSHGAPMDDPEAAMSANSVVYTHLREMLVPNELNRQSQAVRRILPHLIYVGMNCYAIVSESGKAFLYDYGYVDQQAIWTLKGDFGVKSIDAVSFSHYHDDHNIRVWELAREGAQRWVFENMLDVFEHPARYKLPCLVPFPILADRVLHDGEKVQWEEYELEFFRLPGQTEFHQGLAVTIDGKKVLFTGDNTWNKAWPDKRRNGPLVPQNEYFLDGGFITCAQKMLDYGPDIVCPAHTDEYSPGREDLQGFLEWAQELREVMTGLIDQPDPNFGMDYRWCRFYPYRSIVKDGGTFEVRVFLRNHLFVPAEVEVAVKTSAGLEVIGGPRRFKIEGKKQAAVPFTVRKLPGHGMDRQVLTADVTLNGRYLGEVTEAVVDPPQQWQE